A region of the Arthrobacter sp. FW306-07-I genome:
GCCCTCGTTGATGCGGCGCAGGGCCTCACCGAGGTTGGTGGCACCGCAGACGAAGGGAACCTTGAAGTTCCACTTGTCGATGTGGTTGACGTAGTCGGCCGGGGTCAGGACCTCGGACTCGTCGATGTAGTCCACGCCGAGGGACTGCAGGACCTGGGCCTCCACGAAGTGGCCGATGCGGGCCTTTGCCATGACCGGGATGGACACGGCGTCAATGATCTGGTCGATCATGTCGGGATCGGACATGCGGGACACGCCGCCCTGGGCGCGGATATCGGCGGGAACGCGCTCGAGCGCCATGACCGCCACGGCACCGGCGTCTTCGGCGATGCGGGCCTGCTCGACGTTGACGACGTCCATGATGACGCCGCCCTTGAGCATCTCGGCCATGCCACGCTTCACGCGGCTGCTGCCCGTGACGCTGCTCGCGGACGAACCGGCCTCGTTGCTTACATCAGGTGTAGACACAAAAACCCCTATGGGTAGACAGATGATCTTCGCCGGGCATGCGGCGGCAGCTGCCGGAGGTGCACGCACGGGTTGCCGGGTCCCTTGACCGGGCACTTATATACTAGTCCCCCGCCGCGGGACCGGCTTAATCATGCTTAATCAGCGGAGGTTGGTGCTGCCAAGGCCTGCCGGTGCACCGAGAGTACACGCTGCACCACGGTAATGAGGCTGGCCAGCGCCAGAAGCACCAGCGTGACCAGGAGCACCACTGGCGGGAGTCCAAGGCCGGTCAGGCCGGTGACAACCAGCACGGATACCAGGCGCTCTGCACGCTCCGCGATTCCCACGTTGGCGGTGAATCCCAGGGACTCGGCCTTGGCCCTGGCGTAGGAAACCACCATGCCCAGGACAAGGCACAGCAGGGCGGCGACGGCGATGGGCGGGTTGTTGCCGCCGGTGAAGAACCAGACGGAAACACCGGCGAAGAGGGCGCCGTCGGCGATCCGGTCCAAGGTGGAATCGAGGAAGTTCCCCCAGCGGCTCTTGACCTCCTGCATTCTGGCCATGATGCCGTCCAGGACATCTGAGAAGATGAACGCCGTGATGAAGAGGGTCCCCCAGAAGAGCTGGCCCAACGGGTAGAACACGAGGGCACCCGCCGCAACCCCTGCTGTGCCAAGGATGGTGACCGCATCCGGGGAAACACCCATCTTCAGAAGCCAGCGGGCCAATGGGGTAAACAGGGCGGTGAAGAAACCGCGGGCATGCTTATTCAGCATCCGACTCCCCGGGCCAGGCGTCGGCCACCAACTGCCGGACCTCGTCAAGGGTCTGAGTGATGGCCTTGGTCTGGGCGATGATGGGGAAGAAATTGCCGTCCCCGCCCCACCGCGGAACGATGTGCTGGTGCAGGTGCGCCGAGATCCCGGCACCGCCCACAACTCCCTGGTTCATGCCCAGGTTGAAGCCACCGGGATTGGAAACCTTGCGCAGGACCCGCATGGCTGTCTGGGTCAGGTCGGCGAATTCTGCTGTTTCGTCAACCGTAAGATCCGTGTAGTCCGGGATGTGCCGGTACGGGCAGACCAGCAGGTGGCCTGGGTTGTAGGGGAAGAGGTTGAGCACCACGTAGCAGGTGCGGCCGCGGTGGACGATGAGGGCCTCTTCGTCGGTGCGGCCGGGGCCCACGCAGAACGGGCAATCATTCTCGTTCTTGAACTGGTGCTGACCGCCCTTGATGTAGGCCATGCGGTGCGGAGTCCACAGGCGCTGGAAGGCGTCCGGGACACCGGCGAGGGCAAAATCGTCGGTAACGCCGGCATCGCCTGGATAACCTGCGCCTGTGTTCTCCTGCACTGTGTTGCTTCCGTTCGGCTAGCTGGTCCGGTTGCGGACGGCGTCGGTGATCCGTTTGACGGCTTCCTCCACCGGCACGCCGTTGTCCTGACTTCCGTCGCGGAAGCGGAACGACACCGCGCCTGCTTCCGCATCGTCGCCGCCGGCGATGAGCACGAACGGGATCTTGTCCTTGCTGGCGGTGCGGATCTTCTTGGGGAACCGGTCGGAGGACGTGTCCACCTCGGCACGGATACCCGCTGCCTTAAGTTGATCGACGACGTCGAACATGTACTCGTTGAACGCTTCGGCGACCGGAATGCCCACCACCTGGACCGGCGCCAGCCATGCGGGGAACGCACCGGCGTAGTGCTCGGTGAGGACACCCATGAAGCGCTCCACGGAGCCGAACAGCGCGCGGTGGATCATCACGGGGCGCTGGCGGCTGCCGTCGGCGGCCTGGAACTCCAGCTCGAAGCGTTCCGGCAGGTTGAAGTCCAACTGGATGGTGGACATCTGCCAGGTGCGGCCCAGCGCGTCCTTGGCCTGCACGGAAATCTTGGGACCGTAGAACGCAGCTCCACCCGGGTCCGGCACAAGCTCCAGTCCGGACTCCTGGGCCACCTCGGAAAGGGTCCTGGTGGCTTCTTCCCAGGTAGCGTCGTCGCCGACGTACTTTTCCGGGTCCTTGGTGGACAGTTCCAGGTAGAAGTCGTTCAGGCCGTAGTCCTTGAGCAGGTCCAGGACGAAGTTGAGGGTCTTGGTGAGTTCGTCCTTCATCTGCTCGCGGGTGCAGTAGATGTGGGCGTCGTCCTGTGTCATGCCCCGGACGCGGGTGAGGCCGTGCACCACACCGGACTTCTCGTACCGGTAGACCGACCCGAATTCGAACAGCCGCAGTGGCAGTTCACGGTAGGACCGGCCGCGGGAGCGGAAGATGAGGTTGTGCATGGGGCAGTTCATCGGCTTCAGGTAGTAGTCCTGGCCGGGCTTGCGGACGGTGCCGTCCTCGTTGAGTTCGGCGTCCACGTGCATGGCGGGGAACATGCCGTCCTTGTACCAGTCCAGGTGGCCTGAGACCTCGTACAGGTGCCCCTTGGTGATGTGCGGGGTGTAGACGAACTCGTAGCCGGCCTCGACGTGGCGCTGGCGGGAGTAGTCCTCCATCTCCTTGCGGATGATGCCGCCCTTGGGATGGAAGACGGGCAGGCCAGAGCCCAGTTCGTCCGGGAAGGAAAACAGGTCCAGTTCGGAGCCCAGCTTGCGGTGGTCGCGGCGTTCGGCCTCGGCGATGCGTTCCTGGTAGGCCTTCAGCGCTTCCTTGGTGGGCCAGGCCGTGCCGTAGATGCGCTGCAGCTGCTGGTTCTTCTGGTTGCCCAGCCAGTAGGCCGACGACGAGCGGGTCAGGGCGAAGGCGTTGGAGATGAACTTGGTATTGGGCAGGTGCGGGCCGCGGCAGAGGTCGCACCAGACGGTGGTGCCTTCCTTGCGTTCTACGTTGTCGTAGATGGTGATGTCGCCGGCACCGACCTCGACGTTTACGCCTTCCCCGGCCTCGGCGGCGTCGTTCTTCCTGCCCAGCAGTTCGAGCTTGTAGGGCTCGTTTTTCATCGCTTCGCGTGCCTGGTCCTCGGTGACGACGCGGCGGACGAACTTCTGGTTCTGGTTGATGATCTTCTGCATCATCTTTTCGAGGGTTTTGAGGTCCTCGGGGGTGAACGGCTCGGCAACGTCGAAGTCGAAGTAGAAGCCGTCGGTGATGTAGGGGCCGATGCCGAGCTTGGCGTCGGGACGCAGCTGCTGCACGGCCTGGGCCATGACGTGGGCCGTGGAGTGGCGCAGGACGTTCAGGCCGTCGGGGGAATCAATGGTGACACCCTCCACCTCGGCGCCTTCGGGAAGTTCCTGGTCCAGGTCCTTCAGTTCGCCGTTAACGCGGGCAACGACAACGTCACGGCGCTCAAAGAAGAGTTCCGCACCGGTTGTCCCGGTAGTCACCTTGGTCTCTTCGCCATCGACGAGAAGGGTGATCTGCTGGGCATCTGACACGGGTGTCTCCTATTCAAAGTTGAGGCTTCATAGCTTGTGGCATACGGGGACCACAGCCAGCCATCGTCAATGCTATCGGTTCCGGTCAGGGCCGACCAACGCGGCGCACGGCAGGTGCAGCGGACAAAAACTGCAGGCTCACCCGTTGAAACCGGTGATCGCCAGTGTCCTGCTGATGCCATCCAGGGGATGGGGCACGTCCCCGCCGCTCGCCGTCGTGTTTTCCGGGAAGGGCAAGGTGTCCGTCCGGCGCAGGTCCCACGCCATGCTCGCGCTGATGCTGATGCCCCGGGGTCCGGTCCTGCGGGTGGTGCCGCGGATCAGCAGCAGGCGGGTGCCGAACAGGAGCGGGCCGGCGCTTTCCTGGGCCTCGTGGAAGAAGACAGAATCCACGCAGCCGGTGCCGTCGTCAATGCTGATGAACACCACCCTCCTGCCGCCGCGCATGGGTGGCGTTTGGGTGGCCACGCGCACTCCTGCCACCAGCACTTCAGTGCCGTTGCGCAGGCTGAGGAGCTTATCCGCTGTGGTGACGCCCAGCTTTTCCAGCAGCGGCCGGTGGCTGTCCATCAGGTGGGTGCTGACATCGACGGCCATAAGGTCCAGTTCTGCCCTGACGTTTTCCACCAGGGTGGGGGCGGGAAGCCCAGGCTTGATGTTCCGCAGTTCGATGTCGCCCAGGGGAAGTGCCAGCTGCCCTTCCAGCACCTCCAGGCCTTTGCGCGTTCCGTTGGCGGTTTGGAACTGCTGCAGATGGTGCACCAGGTCCGCGCGGTTGGCCGGGCCACCTGCTTCCCGATGCAGGGAATCGAAGGCACCCAGCTGGGCCAGGCGCCGGATGCTGGGCTTGCTGAGCCGCGAGCGCGCCCGGAGGTCGGCCAGCGAGTCATAGGGCTGTCCGGCTACGATCCGTTTCAATTCGGCCGCAGACAGCCCGTAGATCCCGTTCAGGCTGAGCCGGATTCCCAGCTTTCCAGTGTCCTTGCCGGATTCGATCCGCTCCACCCTGTATTCGGCCTTGCTCCTGTTGATGTCCAGGGGAAGGATGGGGATGCCCAGCCGCCGGGCTTCGGAAACCAAAAGCCGTTTGGGATACATTCCGGGATCGTGCTCCCACAGGCCCGCCAGGAAGGCTTCGGGATGGTGTGCCTTCAGCCAGGCGGACTGGTAGGTGGGAACGGCGAAAGCAGCGCCATGGGCTTTGCAGAAGCCGAAACTGGCAAAGGACTTTAACGTCCCCCATACCTTTTCCACTACCTCGGGGGTATATCCCCTGGCCTTGGCGTTGCGCCGGAAGTATTCCTCTACCTGCGCTTCCCCGACCTCGTTGCTCAACGCCCTGCGGAACTCGTCGGCCTTGGCAAGCCCGCAACCGGTCATGATGTTGAGGGTTTTCAGGATCTGTTCGTGGAAGACCGTGACCCCGTGGGTTTCCTGCAGCACGGGTTTGAGGTCCGGGTGCGGATACACCTCAGGGGCAAAACCGTGGCGGTGTTCCAGGAAGGGCCGCACCATATCCGATTTCATCGGTCCTGGGCGGAACAGGGAGATATCAATGATGAGGTCGTTGAATTCACGGGGCGCCATCTTGCCGATCAGTTCCCGCTGCCCGGGGGATTCAATCTGGAAGCAGCCCAGGGTGTGCGTGCTCCTGATCAGTTCGTAGGTTGGTTCATCGTCCAGGGGGACGGCGTTCAGGTCGATCCGGCCATCTCCGGCAATGTAATCCGGCCCGGTGCCGTCAGGTCCCAGTGGGTGCCGCCCCGCTGCCACCACTTCCTTCTTGGTGGGGTGGATGCGGATGATCTCCCTGACAGCGAAAGCCATGGCGCTTTGCATGCGGACACCCAGGACATCGAGTTTGAGCATGCCCATGGGGTCCATGTCGTGTTTATCGAATTGGCTCATGGGCAGGCCAAGCCCGCTTGGCTGGACCGGGGTGCGGTCCAGGAGCGTTGCATCGCCCAGGATCACGCCGCACGGGTGCATTGAGATGTGGCGGGGAAGCCGGTCCAGGCGTTCGGTCAGGTCCACCAGCAGGTCAAGCTGCTGGTTGCCATCGGCATCGCGCTGTTCAACCCTGCCGGCAAACTCCCGCAGCTCGGGCTTCTCCTGCAGCGCCTCACGGAACTTGCGCGCCGAGAACCGCCACAGCTGCTTGGCGATCTCCCCCACCTCGCCGTCGTCCATCCCCAGCGCCAGCCCGGCGTCGCGCACTGCCCCCCGTGCCCGGTACCCGTTCTGCATACTCATGAGGGTGACCCGCTCGGACCCGAACCGTTCGAAGATCCGCCGGTAGACGTTGTGCCGTTCTGCGCTTTCGACGTCGATGTCGATGTCCGGAAGGGTGGCGCGGTCGTTGGAAAGGAACCGTTCAAAAATGAGATCGTGCTGGAGGGGATTCACATGGCTGACGTCAATCAGGTAGTTGACCAGGCTGGAGGCCCCCGACCCCCTGGCGGCCGCCCTGACCCCCATGTCCTGGATCATCCGCGACACCTCCGCCACTGTCAGGAAGTAGGAGGAGAAACCGAGGCTGTTGATGATCCTGAGCTCATGGTCCAGCCGAAGCAGCATGTCCTTCTCAGCCTTGCCGCTGACACCGGGGAACCGCCTCCCGATTCCTGCATGGCAGCGCTGGAGAAGTTCGGCGTGCGGATCCTGGTTGATGCCAATGACTGATGCTTCCGGGACCACCGGCTGCTTCCACCCCATATCGGCGGTGGGGTCAATCCTGCAGAGGTCGGCGAGCGCCTCGGTCTGGGCCATCAGCTGCTTGAGGTCCGCGGCGCCATAACCGGCCGCGGAAATGATCTCCTTTCCCAGGGCCAGCATCTGCTCCCCGGATTTCAGCCACCCCTGTCCGGTTGGCTGCAGGAGCGGCTCCCCTGCCAGCTCCGGCAGGGACTTCAGGGTCCTGGCTGAGTCCAGGACGTCGGCAGTGGGGGCTCCATCGGCGGCGCAGTAGCGGACGGCATTGGTGAGGATGGCGGGTACATGGTATTCCTCGGCAAGCCTGAGCATGCGGACAGCATGGGCCGTGCTGAACGGGGTACCCGGGGCGCTGAGCTGGGAGACGATTTCCGCTACGACCGTTCCCGCGGGCATGGCATCGATCCATTGCTTGAACAAGGTCCGGGGGCGCAGGTAGCGACGCCCGCCCATGGACCTTCCGACGTCGGAGTCGGGGCCGAGCAGGACGGTCAGCACGGGTTTGAGGGTTTGGGGGTCCAGGGTGCGGGAGGCGAGTTCGGCGCGGGTGACTGCCGCGGGCACTGCTCCCCCGGCTTTCCCGGAAGTCCTGGCGTGGGCGTCGGAGACCAGCCGGCAGAGCGCACGGTATCCGGCTCCGTTGTTGTTGCCCCTGGCCAGCACCACCACCCTGCCGGATACCTGCGTGCGGTGATCGCCGTCGTCGTCAAAGACTGCCAAATCCACTCCGACGATGGGATCGATGCCGGCTGCCATGCAGGCCTTGAGGTGCTTGATGGTGCCGTACAGGCCGTCCCTGTCGGTGCAGGCCAGGGCAGTGGCCCCGTCAGCGGCGGCTGCCATGGCCAGTTCCTCCGGCCAGGAGACGCCGTAGTGGGCGCTGAATGCTGTGGACACGTGAAGGTGGGTGAAGCTCATGCTGTTCTGTTTCAAGCAGTTCTGGGGCGCAGTGCGTCATGGATCCGCAGCAGCCGCCACCGGCCGCTGGGGATGTGGCGGGACAGGTCAAGGGTGAGGGGTTCTGTGCCGTCAGATTCTCCGGATTCCCCGGAACGGGGTGGCTTCCGGACGGGCAGCACCTGGATGCGCCAGATTTCGTGGTCCACCACGCCCTGCCCGCTTCCCAAGGGAGCCCTGGCGTCCTCCGCCCACCATTGACGGCGTTCAAACCAGCGGACAGGGTCGGCGCAGACTGCGTAAGACTTTCCTGCCCAGGTGAGGGATTCCGGTTGGCCTGCAGCGGAGCACACCACGTCAACGGACTCGCTGAACATGCCCATGGCGCCTCCCCGGACGGTAAAACTGGAATCGTTATTCGAACACGTATTCGAATAATGCCAGTCTACGCCGCGTCGGGAGCAAAACATAGGCGGGGGTGGACGGAGCGTGCGGCAGGGAGCAGGATGTTGGCATGAGTACCGATGACGCACTCCTCAAGCAGGCAAGCATCAAGGCCCAGGATTCCACGATCCTTGCCACGTTCGATATCGACGGCGCCATTCCGGAATCCGGCGCCTACGTGGTGGGGTTGATGGGGGCCTCGCCGGACTATTCATTCCAGCGGCGGCTGTGCATTGAGTTCATGAACGGGAAGGCAATCGCCTGCTACTCGTTCAACCGGGACCAGGGCGTCGAGGAGGATTACGACCTGTCCGGGGTGTCCCACTCGGAGAACACCATTACCGGGAGCTTTCCCCTGTCAGCCCTCAACGGGCTGGGACAGGGGCACGTCATTTCCGCCTTCAGCGAGGCGGACGGACGGGAGTTCCAGCACGGCGTGCCGGTGGAGGAGGCCCTGTAGGCCACCTCCACCAACACTTTAAAGTCAGCTGTTTTCTTTGTGGATCCGCAGTTCAAGTTCGATGAACGCAGAGATCATGGCCCGGTACGTTGACTCCACAATGTCAGGGTCAATGTCCTTTTTCTCAGCCGCTGAGCGCACGTGCTCGATAATGCGCTCCACCCGGCCCGGGGCGCGCACCTCGGCGTCATCACCCTTGAGGGTTCCGGCGATCCTGATCAGCCGTTCACGGCGGGCGATGAGGGTGACAATCTGCTCATCCACCTCGTCAACGGCAATCCGGACCGCAGCGAGCTGTTCCTTGTCGGCCCGGGCATCCCTATCGTTTCCTTGAATTGTCGCCATCGTCTGACAGTATCGAAGCATGGAGCCCAGAGTCGACTTTATCTCCCTCGGTGTCCGCAACGTTGCGGATTCACGCGCCTTCTATATTGACGGCCTTGGCTGGCCGGTCCACCGGGAGGTTGCAGGGGAGGTGCTGTTCATCCAGGTGAACCACGGCCTGATGCTCTCCCTGTGGGACGCACGCCAGATGCAGGCCGAAGCCGGCACCAATCCGCCGACCGGCGTCCCCTGCATCACCCTCAGCCACAACGTGGAAAGCCCGGCGGATGTGGACAGGGTCCTGGAGGAGGCGGCGGGGGCGGGCGCTGCCATCATCGCCGAGCCGGTCACCCAGCCCTGGGGCGGCTACACGGGCTACTTCGCCGACCCCGACGGCTTCCGCTGGGAAGTGGCCTATAACCCCACTTGGGCAGTGGACGACGCCGGCACCGTCACGGTGTGAAGGCCGGGCACCTTCAGAGGGGCTGCTGGAACAGTGCCTCCGCCGGGCGGATCAGTTCCGGGCCGTTGTTCCGGACATTGCCCACGTCCTTGCCCACCGAATCCACCTGCCAGTCAGCGGCGGCATCCTTGACCCGTGACCGCACCAGGTCCACCAGCCCGGCTGCGTCATCGGCCCGGGGGTCCAGCCAGGCTTCCATCGTGGCCTTGTCCATGGGCAGGGGCACCCTGTCGTGCAGTTCCGCCAGCTTCCCAAAGATGGTGGATTCCGTCCCCGGCGGAGGCGTGTCAGCGGTGAGGATGGACGTGGACAGCAGCCACCGCCCCGGCTGCCCTACAGGCACGGACAGGTCCTTCCACCATTCGTAGAGGCCGGCGAAAACCAGCCCATTGCCCTGGACCGGGTGCACGTAATACGGCTGCTTGGACTTCCCGGGGCCCTGCTTCCATTCGTAGTAGCCGTCCGCCGGGACTGCGCAGCGCCGTGACTTTACGGCTTTCCGGAATGCCGGTTTCTCCAGCACCGATTCGCTGCGGGCATTGATCATGCTGGACCCGATTTTCAGGTCCTTCGCCCAGGACGGGACCAGGCCCCAGCGTGCCACGTGCAGCTGGCGCACCTGCCTGGGCCCGGCGTTGTCCTCCTTCAGGCGCTCCAGCACGATGGGGACGGCGTCGGTGGGAGCTACATTCCACGACGGCGGAACGCTCACCTCGTCCTCCAGCTCGGCGTCGAACTCAGCCAGGAGGTCCCCCACGGCACGGGCCATTACGTAGCGTCCACACATGGCACCACCTTGCCACCGCCCGCCACAAACTGTCATCCAGCCCCGCCCACGCAATGCCGTACCGGGGAATACCGGCCGCCGCGCTACGGTTGAATGTAAGGAAACCTTCCAAGCGACGTATAGGAGCTCCCTGTGGACTTCACTCCCGAATCCGGCACCATCACCATGTTTTCCACCACCTGGTGCGGCTACTGCAACCGGCTGAAGAAGCAGCTCGATGCGCAGGGCATCGGCTACAACGAAATCAACATCGAAGAGGTGGAGGGTACCGCCGAGCTCGTGGAGCAGCTGAACGGCGGCAACCGGACCGTTCCCACCGTCCTCTTCCCGGACGGCACCGCAGCCACCAACCCGTCGGCTGCCGAGGTCAAGAGCCGCCTGGCCGCCTGATCCGGCCACCATCCCATGCGGCGCCGGCCGCACCACTGTTTGCGGGTCATGCCCCCAGGCTGCTGAATGAAGCAGATTCCAGGACGGCATGGCCCGCATACGTTTCCAGCAGGGCCTGCTCAACGGCTGCCACGTCCAGGCCGGGGACCAGGTCATTGGCTGCACCGGCGGTGGCAGGGTCCCAGTCCAGGCCCAGCGCCGCGTAGCTGTCCGTGAGGACCTTACGGATAGGGGCTGAGTCCTCCACCACAATCACGGAGCTGAACAGCCACCCGCCGGAGACCACCCGCTGGGCAGTCCCCACCAGCTTCAGCCGCCGCGAGCTGTCCTGCGGGTCGGTGCCGTGCACGCTGAACTCACCGGGGCAGTACTCCCCCGGGATCTCGCCCACAGCCGCCTGCACCCCCACGCTGCGCAAGGCCGTCGCAAAGAGTTCGCCGAAGTAGCCGAACCGTGCCTTGGAGCCCGCGACGGCATCCGCATCCGGTTCGATATGGTCCACCACCAGCGTGCCCTGGTGGTATGCGGCAGCGCGTCCGCCTGCCCTGCGGACCAGGGGCTCAAAGCCGTTCTCCCGGCAGGCGCGGGCGGCCGCGTCGAAACCCGGCAGCCGGGTGTCCCGCTGCCCGAACGCCACAGTGGGAGCTGGTCGGTACAGCCGCAGGGTGGGCCCTATCCCGCCACTCCTGGCCCTGGCCAACAGTTCCAGGCCAAATTCGAGGTCGCGGCCCGCGCCGAGGGACACGTCCTGCCGCACCACGGTGAGCGGGCGGAGTCCGGTAGCGGTATGGTGCATGGCGAAGCTCCCTGGGCTTTGGCGTCGACGGGTATTGGTGGCGACAGGTTCATTGGCAGCGGCCGGACGGGCCATCCCTAGGGTACGCCCGACGGCGGCACGCGACTTAACGCCCCCGGCGCCCCACCCACAGTGCGTGCAGCAGTGGAACTGCCGATGCTGCCATCAGCACGTTGCCCAGTACCAGGTCGTCGGCGCGGGCGATGGCGCCGGCGATCAGCACGGCGCCGAAGACCACGGCGGAGGCCGAGCGGCGCACGGCCCTTTCCAGCCGGGCCCCCTGCCGCTCCAGCCGGGGAACGGCCACCTCCAGTGATCCCTCTTCGAGCCGGCCGGCCAACGCGTCAAGCCGGCCTGGCAGGCGGAAGGCCACGGCGGCGGCATCGATGGCCTGCCGGGCCACATCCTGCACCACGTTGCCGCGCTCGTCCCGCAGCAGCTGTGCTGCGTAGGGTTCCACCGAGTCCCACAGGTTGAACCGCTCGTCGAGGGCACTGCACACCCCGGACGTCAGGGACATGGCACGGATGATCAGCAGGAAGTTCTCCGGCAGCTGGAACGGCAGCGAGCGGACCACGTCACCGAACTCCACGGCGAAGTCCCGGAACTCCCGCGGGTCCACCTCACGCAGTTCGGCAAACCCCATGCCGCCGAAACGGGCAAAGAGCTGCGTCATGGCCCGTTCCAGGCCCACGCTGTCCGCTGACGGCATCAGGACGCCCACGTCGTTGATGGCCGCCACAAGTCCTTTGCCGTCGCGCGCGGCCGCCGCGATGAGCAGCTTCCGCAGCCCGCTGCGGGTTGAGGCTGTTACTTCCCCCATCATGCCGAAGTCGATGAAGGTCAGCTTCCAGGGATGCTCCCCGGTGCCTGGCGGGACCGGGGTGACGAAGATGTTTCCCGGGTGCGGGTCGGCGTGGAAGAAGCCGTTGGTGAAGAGCTGGTCGAACATGATGGAGGCGAACACCGGCGCAACCTCGGCGGGGTCGATGCCGGCGGCGCGGAGCGCCCGGACGTCGGTGATCTTGATGGCCGTGACGTCCTCGAGGGTCAGCACGCGGCGGGTGGTCCGCTCCCACACCACGCCAGGAACCTCCACGCGGTCATCGCCGGCGAAATCGGCGGCAAAACGCTCTGCATTCACGGCCTCGTGCAGGTAGTCGATTTCCAGGAGGCTGGTCTGGGCGAATTCCTCCACCAGGGCCGGCATGTCGGCCCTGCGGGATACGAGCCGGATGTGGCTGAGCCAGCCGGCCACCTTGCGGAGGGCGGCGAGGTCGACGTCCACGATGGCTCCGATACCCGGGCGCTGCACTTTCAAAACCACGGCGTCGAGCCCGGTGTCCCCCGCGTCAACGTCATTGAGGCGGGCCCGGTGGGCCTGGCCCAGGGATGCAGCGGCGATGGGCGCTTGGTCCACGGACGCGAAAACACCTGCCAGCGGTGTCCCCAGTTCCTGTGCCGCCAGGGCAGAGATGGCCGGGAACGCAACCGGCGGCACTTCGTCCTGCAGCCCCTCCAACTCCTTGGTGATCTCCGGTGGAAGGACATCGAGCCGGGAGGACAGGAACTGGCCCACCTTGATCATCAGTCCCCCAAGTTCCACCGCCAGGTCATGGAACCGCTGCGCGAAGCGCCGCATCCGCCTGGAGCGGGTGCGCGCGGAGATCCGTCCCAGCCCGATCCGCGGCAGGAACAGTTCGAACCACCACGTGGCGGCGAGGTTCCAGGCGGCGAAACGCAGGATCCGCCGGTAGCGCCCCCGGTGCTCGCGCACGGGCAGCGAGGGGTCTGCGGCTTTGTCCTGGACGGTCGACGCCACCACCCGGGTCAGTCCTGGGCGAGGATGGCGTAGAGCCGGCGCCGGGCCTCGTCCAGCGCCACTACGGCCTGCTGCACCTGCTCCGGCGATCCGGTCCGGGCCACCTGGGCTGCCGCCTGGGCCAGCTCGATGCCGGCCTTGGGGAGCGAAGCAATTCCGGTTCCGGATTGGGGACCTGCAGGATCCCAGGGCGCAGCACCGTGGCGGGCCGCCACCTCCTCGCGCCCAGCTTCGGTGAGGGAGTAGATCTTCCGGCCGTTGGATTCCTCGGCGCTGATTGTTCCTTCATCGGCCAGCAGCTGCAGGGTGGGATAGACAGAACCTGCGCTCGGCTTCCAGCTGCCGCCGCTGCGCTCCTCGATTTCACGGATGATCTGGTAACCGTGCATGGGCCGCTCCGCGAGCAGGGCCAGGACCGCCGCCCGCACCTCGCCTTTCCCGGCACGGGTTCCCGCCCGCTTTTCGAACCGCGACCTCAGCTCTTCGACGGCCTGCCACATCCCATCGAAATTACCGGGACCGAATC
Encoded here:
- a CDS encoding VOC family protein, which gives rise to MEPRVDFISLGVRNVADSRAFYIDGLGWPVHREVAGEVLFIQVNHGLMLSLWDARQMQAEAGTNPPTGVPCITLSHNVESPADVDRVLEEAAGAGAAIIAEPVTQPWGGYTGYFADPDGFRWEVAYNPTWAVDDAGTVTV
- a CDS encoding SOS response-associated peptidase; this translates as MARAVGDLLAEFDAELEDEVSVPPSWNVAPTDAVPIVLERLKEDNAGPRQVRQLHVARWGLVPSWAKDLKIGSSMINARSESVLEKPAFRKAVKSRRCAVPADGYYEWKQGPGKSKQPYYVHPVQGNGLVFAGLYEWWKDLSVPVGQPGRWLLSTSILTADTPPPGTESTIFGKLAELHDRVPLPMDKATMEAWLDPRADDAAGLVDLVRSRVKDAAADWQVDSVGKDVGNVRNNGPELIRPAEALFQQPL
- a CDS encoding chorismate mutase; this encodes MATIQGNDRDARADKEQLAAVRIAVDEVDEQIVTLIARRERLIRIAGTLKGDDAEVRAPGRVERIIEHVRSAAEKKDIDPDIVESTYRAMISAFIELELRIHKENS
- a CDS encoding DNA polymerase III subunit alpha, whose amino-acid sequence is MSFTHLHVSTAFSAHYGVSWPEELAMAAAADGATALACTDRDGLYGTIKHLKACMAAGIDPIVGVDLAVFDDDGDHRTQVSGRVVVLARGNNNGAGYRALCRLVSDAHARTSGKAGGAVPAAVTRAELASRTLDPQTLKPVLTVLLGPDSDVGRSMGGRRYLRPRTLFKQWIDAMPAGTVVAEIVSQLSAPGTPFSTAHAVRMLRLAEEYHVPAILTNAVRYCAADGAPTADVLDSARTLKSLPELAGEPLLQPTGQGWLKSGEQMLALGKEIISAAGYGAADLKQLMAQTEALADLCRIDPTADMGWKQPVVPEASVIGINQDPHAELLQRCHAGIGRRFPGVSGKAEKDMLLRLDHELRIINSLGFSSYFLTVAEVSRMIQDMGVRAAARGSGASSLVNYLIDVSHVNPLQHDLIFERFLSNDRATLPDIDIDVESAERHNVYRRIFERFGSERVTLMSMQNGYRARGAVRDAGLALGMDDGEVGEIAKQLWRFSARKFREALQEKPELREFAGRVEQRDADGNQQLDLLVDLTERLDRLPRHISMHPCGVILGDATLLDRTPVQPSGLGLPMSQFDKHDMDPMGMLKLDVLGVRMQSAMAFAVREIIRIHPTKKEVVAAGRHPLGPDGTGPDYIAGDGRIDLNAVPLDDEPTYELIRSTHTLGCFQIESPGQRELIGKMAPREFNDLIIDISLFRPGPMKSDMVRPFLEHRHGFAPEVYPHPDLKPVLQETHGVTVFHEQILKTLNIMTGCGLAKADEFRRALSNEVGEAQVEEYFRRNAKARGYTPEVVEKVWGTLKSFASFGFCKAHGAAFAVPTYQSAWLKAHHPEAFLAGLWEHDPGMYPKRLLVSEARRLGIPILPLDINRSKAEYRVERIESGKDTGKLGIRLSLNGIYGLSAAELKRIVAGQPYDSLADLRARSRLSKPSIRRLAQLGAFDSLHREAGGPANRADLVHHLQQFQTANGTRKGLEVLEGQLALPLGDIELRNIKPGLPAPTLVENVRAELDLMAVDVSTHLMDSHRPLLEKLGVTTADKLLSLRNGTEVLVAGVRVATQTPPMRGGRRVVFISIDDGTGCVDSVFFHEAQESAGPLLFGTRLLLIRGTTRRTGPRGISISASMAWDLRRTDTLPFPENTTASGGDVPHPLDGISRTLAITGFNG
- a CDS encoding mycoredoxin gives rise to the protein MDFTPESGTITMFSTTWCGYCNRLKKQLDAQGIGYNEINIEEVEGTAELVEQLNGGNRTVPTVLFPDGTAATNPSAAEVKSRLAA
- a CDS encoding lipoate--protein ligase family protein is translated as MHHTATGLRPLTVVRQDVSLGAGRDLEFGLELLARARSGGIGPTLRLYRPAPTVAFGQRDTRLPGFDAAARACRENGFEPLVRRAGGRAAAYHQGTLVVDHIEPDADAVAGSKARFGYFGELFATALRSVGVQAAVGEIPGEYCPGEFSVHGTDPQDSSRRLKLVGTAQRVVSGGWLFSSVIVVEDSAPIRKVLTDSYAALGLDWDPATAGAANDLVPGLDVAAVEQALLETYAGHAVLESASFSSLGA